One stretch of Arachis duranensis cultivar V14167 chromosome 1, aradu.V14167.gnm2.J7QH, whole genome shotgun sequence DNA includes these proteins:
- the LOC107489153 gene encoding probable pectate lyase 18: protein MTTTSLLFLFLFSLLFPALISSSPVQDPELVAQEVTRQINASVARRNLGYLSCGTGNPIDDCWRCDPNWEKNRQRLADCAIGFGKNAIGGRDGKIYVVTDSADDNPVNPKPGTLRYAVIQDEPLWIIFARDMVIQLKEELIMNSFKTIDGRGASVHIAGGPCITIQYVNNVIIHGIHIHDCKQGGNAMVRDSPRHYGWRTLSDGDGVSIFGGSHVWVDHCSLSNCRDGLIDAIHGSTAITISNNYMTHHDKVMLLGHSDTYTQDKNMQVTIAFNHFGEGLVQRMPRCRHGYFHVVNNDYTHWEMYAIGGSANPTINSQGNRFVAPNDRFSKEVTKHEDAPESEWRGWNWRSEGDLLVNGAFFTASGAGASSSYARASSLSARPSTLVGTITTGAGALVCKRGSRC from the exons ATGACAACCacttcccttctctttctctttctcttctctctcctcttcccGGCCCTCATTTCCTCTTCCCCTGTCCAAGACCCTGAATTGGTAGCTCAAGAAGTGACCAG GCAAATCAATGCGTCTGTTGCTAGGAGGAACTTGGGGTACTTGTCTTGCGGGACAGGTAACCCAATCGACGACTGTTGGAGGTGTGATCCGAATTGGGAGAAGAACAGACAGAGGCTTGCAGACTGCGCTATCGGCTTCGGGAAGAACGCCATTGGCGGAAGGGACGGAAAAATCTACGTGGTGACTGATTCTGCTGATGACAACCCAGTGAACCCCAAGCCGGGGACGCTTCGCTATGCAGTGATTCAGGACGAGCCCCTATGGATCATATTCGCAAGGGACATGGTGATTCAGTTGAAGGAAGAACTTATAATGAACTCCTTCAAGACCATAGATGGGAGAGGTGCTAGCGTGCACATTGCTGGTGGACCATGCATAACAATTCAGTATGTGAATAACGTTATAATACATGGTATTCACATACATGATTGTAAGCAAGGTGGGAATGCTATGGTGCGTGACTCCCCACGGCACTACGGGTGGAGGACTCTATCGGACGGTGATGGGGTCTCCATATTTGGCGGGAGCCACGTGTGGGTTGATCATTGCTCCTTGTCTAACTGCAGGGACGGTTTGATTGATGCCATTCACGGCTCCACCGCAATTACAATTTCTAACAATTACATGACGCACCATGATAAGGTTATGTTGTTGGGTCATAGTGATACATATACACAAGACAAGAATATGCAGGTTACTATTGCTTTTAACCACTTCGGTGAAGGCCTTGTTCAGAGAATGCCaag GTGTAGGCATGGGTATTTCCATGTGGTGAACAATGACTACACACACTGGGAAATGTATGCCATTGGTGGAAGTGCCAACCCAACCATCAATAGCCAAGGCAACAGATTTGTAGCACCAAATGACAGGTTCAGCAAAGAG GTGACAAAGCATGAGGATGCACCAGAGAGTGAATGGAGGGGTTGGAATTGGAGGTCAGAAGGGGACTTATTGGTAAATGGTGCATTTTTCACTGCATCTGGTGCTGGAGCCTCTTCAAGTTATGCAAGGGCTTCAAGTTTGAGTGCAAGACCATCCACTCTTGTGGGCACTATAACAACTGGTGCAGGTGCACTCGTTTGTAAGAGGGGTTCTCGTTGCTGA